The nucleotide window TAAAAATGTTTATGAACGTTGCCCACACTTTAGAACGCGAGATAATGCTGAGCAGAACCAGCGTATGGTATGATACAAGTGTAAAATTGTTAGAGAATCTGCCCATATTTTCCACGGGGAATTTACAATGAAAGTGGCTTGTTGGAGACAGAACTGCAGGTCCAAAATTAGAAAAACGTTAACCTTGCACGGAGGTGGCACACACACCACCTACCCGCGTCGCTTTCACCCATCACCATGTTTGCCGCGCCTTGCTGCGCTGTTCTGCGTTATGAGACAATATAATTATACTTGTTTCGAAAACTTATCTCTTAAAGACGGTTTTTCTATAATTTAAAAGGACAATACGATATGTTTTTCCTTCAATATGTAAACGAATGAAAAGATTAAGAATGAACGGAAgaaatcatttaattacttaattctTCTTCGGcaaaaaagtaagttacgcctGTCACCCGTTTGACAGTAATCTCTGAATTTAAAGTTATATCTCGAGAAATTTTGTTAAtgcacaaaatatttaaaaacgtcaataggtaggtaatagAGAATACCTATGACGCTATTATTATGAATCTCCGGCTAAGACATTCGAGAATGTATGCCGTTGGCGAGATCCGCGTCGATcgaaagtgaggttagtttccCGCGCGATGCACCGCGAAGTTCAGTCGCCTGCGCAGGTTACTAGGTCAAGGGGTCGATGCCATTTCTACCCATGCTTCAATCCTATCGATAAGCCCTTCACCGCAAGAAAGCGGCTTCGCCCGGGGCAAAGAGCGACGTACATGTTTGCGTCCCAcctgatatttaaaaataacgacTGCATAAGTATACCTcccaaaaatgtacctatgtaaaaaaGAAGGTATTTCTCATATCTACCTTTAAACATTTTCAGACTGCATACAGGGTAGAAATCATTAAGGTACGGCGCATACACTTTCTGATGTTAAATGTTCATTATAGAAAATGTACAGGCATTTACTTATTTTCTGCTTTCTCCCAACAAAGTACGCATTCGTATGCACATGCATTGCGCTCTTTTCTATGTTACGTTGACGAATGGATCTTTGTGTGCTCGACGGTTGTAGCTAAACAATGCGCCTTAACTAAGGAGTAGCTAAATAAATACACGTACGTATGTGGTTTTACGAGTAAATAGTAACAAGGCATACATAAAACATAAGACTAGCGACAACAAATTTCTCCGGAGAGAATCTCAACGGACGCGCTGTCACCGGCCACCGGCGCGCAGCCACAACGTGCCTACGTGTGCAATTTGCTTTTCAATTGACAACCGAGACAAATAGGCTAGTCATTTTATAGACAATCCGTCATAACAATGCTGAAAAGTCATTTACAGAATAGGCTCAAAATTTTGTCGCAAAAACAGGTTTAACGAGGTAAAGAAATTTACCAccgttttttattatgttagcaTTCAACAGCCAGCATCACGTAAAAAGCATTCAAAAAAGTCAACACAAAGTGAGTCAGAAAACAAATGAGCATGATGCAACATCAGTAACGCGGTCGAAGCAGGTGAAAAATCACTCACTTTTATCGGTCAAAGAAAGTAGACCGCAGAGGCCGATTCGTGACCGTTAGCGCTTAATAAGTAGTCAACACACAACAAATTTCcgtaattttttataattagcaCCTTATTTGAGACGGGTATGAGAAGTGACATTGACATCCAAACTACAGTTAACAAAAACCGGGTTAGAATCAGTAGGTTAGAATTTATTATCACGTACTTATCagctaaaaataatgtttactttatttaaaaattgtagGCATAAATAAGTCGTTAAGTAGATATATGTAGTTGTATACGGAGACTGCATCAACTGGACGTAACCGTCCAAGCCTTTTAGCTCGTATGCTCGTAATAGCCACACTTAGCCAATTAGTTTAATAGGCATCCTCTAATTAGATACACAGCCAGCATCCTCATAAAAATGCACCTAAGGCAGTGTAGTGTAGGGGGCTACTTTCTAAGCAACTCCAAACGCAGGCAATCAATTCGCGCGAATCACTCATCAGAACACTTTCTAATCGACAACGTCCATTTGCGCtaacatataattaaataatatgctACGTAGGTTAATTTTAATCAAATCTCTTTTAAATAAGCAAagtttacatgtttgtaggcaAATTTCAGCACACTTACCTTTTCCTTTACCTTACCTACAATGATGACTTACCATGTTTTCCTTTTCCGCAGGATGAGTCAGAAGATCGCAGGCTGGGCGCTTTTAGCCCTTATTAGTTCATCGACGATTCTTCAGACGATAGCGTACCCGCAGCACCACGCTCCCCTCATCTCACAGGTATGATACCTACTTAGATTACGAAATTACTCATATTACTTACCTCTTACTCTTACCATGTTTGGAACATTTAATTGCAAGACGGATTTATGAAAAGTATTGTATAATCATAATTAGGCCTTTGGCTGGCaagaaattgttttgtttttattattgtaaaattttataccttttttactatttttaaatatacgCACAACTCAAAAATACTGAACTGGAACTGTAGCGAGCTGTTGTTTCTAAttaatatagtttaatttagatttCATTTTCAATAAGTCTGATTTGAAAATACTTTTTCGGTGAATTGTATTGAATTAGTTTAATGGTTTTCCAGTCAACAAGTCATGTCCGGACACAAAATCCGCAATACTACAGCAACTCGTTGCCTCTACAACACGAGCAAGACGCGCAGGAGCGGAAATTCGCAGAGAAGCCCAACGCTCTCAAGAAAGTCGCGCTCGATGACATCGACGATATTCAGAACAACTCCATCTCCGATGGTGGCTTCTCATGGTCCAACATGCTTGGTAAGGAGTATAGTTATCTTCCAggtgatttgatttgattacttttttttaaacgcttGCTTCTAGACCTTCTAGTTAGTACAATCGCATGTAAACTTTAGTTAAGGCGAAATAATAAGAAGGATTAAATTTCAGGAATGATAAAACCATTTTCAGGAATGATAATGCAAATGTTGTTCAACCCCGGCGGCACTGGCCCCAACAAGAGTGACAGTATCGACACGGATTCGTCATCTGTGTCTCCGTGGGCTAACCTCTTCTCGATGGGACTCAAGATCCTGACAGCCATCCTCGGCGGAGGCGCTTCCAGCGACGGTATCGACAAAGTCGACAACGGCTCCTCTCCCATGCAGGTACAAAACCCAGGATTTAAATTTTGCAAACACACCATATAATTGCCAATTAACCGgagtaattcatttatttaaagcaTCACGCAATATACAACAATGGGAATATATATATCCTTATCCACTAACATCATTTCTGTAGATATTATCTTCGGTCACTGTTATAGTGTAATGGCACTTGCAAGGTTACCCTCACCCGTAGAACTGTCATTTAGTATCCATTGCGTAGTTTATAGAAACCCTAATACACATACAATAACTACAACCTTCACATCCAGGGATAATCTCAAAGAATTAATAGATTTTTACCAATTTTATTACCGGAATTGCTTTCCTTGAGGTTTTCCTGCCATTTGAAATGTAAATAGTCAAGTATGGTATTGGAACCGGTGTCGCATCTCGCTTGCTTCAGGGTATATTGGCTGCGGTACTGTCGACGGTGCTCGGTGCAAAAGATCCTGACCAGGTCGCCTCCATGGCAAAACAGGCTGGAGAGGTACGCGGCCCATCCTCTTCCTCTCCTTTTAATATGTGCAGTTTGATATACAAATAACCAATGTCAAATCAGGTAAAGCCAGGAAGTACGCTGGATTTGGCaagatttttaagtttatgtcaTGTTCTTTTCTCTCTCATACTTCTCCACGGGGCATTGTGCATAAATATTCGTACTCTTTTCAGTTCATCAACATCGTAGTGAACCTGTTGGACGCCCTCAAGACGTCGTTCTCTCATCGCTCTCTGGCCGCTCGTTCCATGGGTCGCAAGGACTCCGTCAGCGACGCCACCATCGCCGGCATTGCCATGCTCAAAACCTACGTCAGATCCTTCAACACAAGCGACGACAAATGCCTTCAAAAATACGTTTGCGACGCCAACAATGAGTGTGCTGGTGATATCGGACCCAAGAGCGTTTTCTGCCAACTTGGAACGTAAGTTCGCACTTGTCCATCCTACGGTTCTTTTTCTTGTTCCTTTGTTAACGTTCTAGAAAATAAAAGGGGATTTTCAACTCGTCTGAACACCCTTTGCCGTGTTCAGACGAGTTGAaaacttcattttattttttattgtacattttaaaaattcGGTAGAATTTGTATTTCCATTATTACTTTCATTTGTATAGGCCTCATGAAAAATTTACGAATTTCCGGACGGTAGGAATATTCAACTAACTTAACAAGGAGTAATCACAGTTCCGAATATAATTTTCCTGTggcttagtaaaaaaataattttttggcaaaaattacatttttggtacaatattttgtcgccgactgtacttttttttccacaggtaactaatataatactcatcgagacaattctaaaaaccccaaacacaattaggtttcgttgttttatcgcagagtttctatggccaccatggtctccatcatcagatcagctcgatggtaccatcaTATTGCATTGTCGCCCGACTTAcattatgtatgcaaattttcagcttcattagaagtcggaaagtgggtcaaatttaacttgcaagatttgatccgtacatacattgcaagttaataaagagCTTGTAAAAACGgtgtgaaattttaaattcctaaGATTAACCATACTTCCatgcctacatttttcaaacttgcGGTCTTTTTTAGTGACAGAACTGACAAAAATATTATGTGAATTTAATAGATTTCTTTTTACAGTTATGCTGCCAGTTTCGTACTCGAGAGGCAATCTGGTGGTACTTTCGACGACTTCTACGAGGCTGGTCGCCGAGGACGCGGTGGCTTCGACTGCCGCCAGATGTACCTCGAATGCAACGAAGTTTAAAACCAAACACAAACtccatattaattataaatcgcCAAATCATTTAACTGTCCAAAACTTTGAACTTAAAACCTTTAACGTAAAATCCGAATTAACTGTAACGAAACTTCCTATTTATTGCTTTAGAAAGTTAACGCGATCGTGCAGCTTTTGCTGC belongs to Cydia strobilella chromosome 15, ilCydStro3.1, whole genome shotgun sequence and includes:
- the LOC134747994 gene encoding uncharacterized protein LOC134747994 isoform X2, coding for MSQKIAGWALLALISSSTILQTIAYPQHHAPLISQSTSHVRTQNPQYYSNSLPLQHEQDAQERKFAEKPNALKKVALDDIDDIQNNSISDGGFSWSNMLGMIMQMLFNPGGTGPNKSDSIDTDSSSVSPWANLFSMGLKILTAILGGGASSDGIDKVDNGSSPMQFINIVVNLLDALKTSFSHRSLAARSMGRKDSVSDATIAGIAMLKTYVRSFNTSDDKCLQKYVCDANNECAGDIGPKSVFCQLGTYAASFVLERQSGGTFDDFYEAGRRGRGGFDCRQMYLECNEV
- the LOC134747994 gene encoding uncharacterized protein LOC134747994 isoform X1, whose product is MSQKIAGWALLALISSSTILQTIAYPQHHAPLISQSTSHVRTQNPQYYSNSLPLQHEQDAQERKFAEKPNALKKVALDDIDDIQNNSISDGGFSWSNMLGMIMQMLFNPGGTGPNKSDSIDTDSSSVSPWANLFSMGLKILTAILGGGASSDGIDKVDNGSSPMQGILAAVLSTVLGAKDPDQVASMAKQAGEFINIVVNLLDALKTSFSHRSLAARSMGRKDSVSDATIAGIAMLKTYVRSFNTSDDKCLQKYVCDANNECAGDIGPKSVFCQLGTYAASFVLERQSGGTFDDFYEAGRRGRGGFDCRQMYLECNEV